Genomic DNA from Streptomyces sp. GS7:
CGTCGCGGTCGCCGAACCAGCGGTCGTACGCGCCGCGGTCGTCTACGCCCTCAAAGCACCCCCGACAACGTACTGGAACATCGACCCACACCCCCTGTCGACCATCGCACTCACCGGGCGCGCGACCCGCTGGACCCTCAGCCTGTAAAGCCCGCCCGCCACGCCCCAACTGTGAACAACCGCTCCAAAAAGACGAGTTCACCCCTCAGCAACTACTGCCGCGATGCGACCGGGGCCAGCGTGGCCACCCCGCGCCGCCGCGGGCACCACCGCCGCCAAGCAGCATCACGGCACAGCACCCCACAACCAGGACCAGGACGCGGATGTACTCGCGTTTCATGGGGGTGTTTCAGGCATCGAGTCGTTTGCAACAACTCATGGAACACCGATTCCGCAGGACGGCCTCCGCCCGGCGGGCTGTTTCGTGAGCGACGGTTGGCGGTGCCGCCGATGCAATCGTGGTGCGGCGGTTCCCCTGAGAGCGGCCGTCGCGCCGACCGTGACCGTATCCGGTCACCTGTCTGTTGTCGCGGCGCCGACGGCTCGCCGGGTCCCAGTTGCGCCCCGGCGGTGTGCACCCCCACGATGCTCCTATGGATCGCACCCCGGAGGCCCGTGTCTTGCCCATTCTGGTGACGGGGGCGGCGGGCAGCGTCGGTGCCGTCGGACGATCCGTGGTCGAACGCCTTCGGCAACGGGGCCTGCCCGTCCGAGCCATGGTGCGTCGCGATGACGAGCGGGCGGAGGCGCTGCGCGCGACGGGTGCCGAGGTCGTCGTCGGCGATCTGACGCGCGCGGGCGACGTCGCCGCAGCCCTGGCCGGTTGTGGACGCATGTACTTCGGCATGAGCGTGTCGGCGCAGTATCTGGAGGCTGCCGTGACGACGGTGGCCGTCGCGCGCGCGTACGGGCGCCTGGAGGCGTTCGTGAACATGTCGCAGTTGACCGTCTCCGAGATGGACCTCACCAGCACCTCCGAGTCGGTTCAGCAGCGGCAGCATTGGCTGGTGGAGCAGGTCCTGGGCTGGTCGGGCCTGCCCGTCGTCGAGGTCAGGCCCACCGTGTTCCTGGAGAACCCGCTGTTCCGTGTCGGCTTCTCCTCGATCGCGAAGTACGGCAGCATCAGGCTGCCCTTCGGCCGGGCGAAGACCTCCCCTGTGGCGGCCGGGGACGTCGCCGCGGTCGTGGCGGAGATCCTGGCCGATCCTGCCCCGCACATCGGCAGGATCCATGAGCTGACCGGCCCGCGCGCGGAGGACATCGCCGCTGTGGCGGCGGAGGTTTCCGCAGCTCTGGGGCGACCGGTCGGCTACACCGACGTCCCCCTGCAGGAATGGATCGACGACGATCTCAGGCCGTTGGGGCTGCCGGACCACGTCTTCCAGCACATCTCCACCATGGCTCGCCTTCATGCGGAGGATCGCTACGACCGCATGGCGGACGGGGTCGAGCAGGTCATCGGGCGACCTCCTTCGGGGGTGGCCGACTACGTCCGTCAGAACCCCGGCCTGTTCAGCGCCTGAAGCCGCGTCCTCGTCGTGGGTCGTCCAGCCGGTTACGGGCTGACGGCACATCCGGGCTGGGCCGACGAGGTCCGCAAGGCAGCTGGCAGCCGCCCGGTGAGCGTGGCCATCGACCCGATCGGCGGGAAGCCGGCGGAGAGCCTTCTGGACCTGTTGACGCCGGGCGGGAGACTGGTCGGTTACGGGCTGATCGCGGAGGAGCCGATCTCGGTGCACGCGTCGACGCGGCTGAACAGGTCGCTGACGTTGCGGCGCAAGAACATCGGCCGGTGGCTGTCCGAGGCCTCCGCCGAGAGGCGGGGATCCGATGGTGCCACCGCGAAGCAGATCGCGCTGGGGCTCAAGGACCAGTTCGAAGTGGCCGCCACCTACGGCCTTGGTGAGCTGGCCGACGCCGTGGAGCACGCGGTACGGCAGGGCAGGGTCGGCCTCGTTCTTGTCCGCCCCTGACAGCCGTCGGAAGGCCTGGGGGCCCACCGGTTCGGTGACCGTCAGGGGATGTCGATGCGGAGGAGGTCCACGAACCGCCGTGGCCCGCACCGTCGGCACGGTCCTCCACAGCGGCCGCCGCACCGCCCTCGCCCAGGCAGGGCTCCGCGATTCCGACGCCCGGCTGCTGGCCCACGCCGCCAGCGGTTGCACGCTCTTCCCGCTCCCGGCACGCTGACCGCCAGACGCATCGCGACGGAAAGCACCCGGCCATGAGTGAGGAACTCCTCGATCTCGCAATCGCCACCGCCGGCGGCCAAGCACTCTGGGGCACCCTGCGGGGCCTGAAAGTCGACATCTCCATCGGTGGCCCGATCTGGGCGACGAAGGGCTGGCCTCCAGAGAAGACGTTCCACCAGATCCTGACGCTCGACACGGTCAGAGAGCACATCGTCTTCAGCCCGTTCACCCGTCCCGACCAGCGGATGGTCTTCGACGCCGCCGCCGACAGCGTCACCATGCAGACCCTCGACGGCGAACCGGTCGAGACCCTCGCCCCGGCACGCGCCAGCTTCAAGGGAATGCTGCGCAACAGCACCTGGGACGCTCTCCACCTCGGCTACTTCCTGGGCTATGCGTGCTGGAACTACTTCACCACCCCGTTCCTCTTCGCCCATCCCGACGTGCGGGTCCACGAGATCGAACCGTGGCGCGAAGCCGGGCAGACCTGGCGACGCCTGCAGGTGCACTTCCCACCCGAGATCGCCACGCACAGCCCCGACCAGGTGTTCTACTTCGACGCCCTCGGAATGCAACGCCGCATGGACTACATCGCCGAAGTCAACGGCAGCACCCTCGTGGGCCACTACACCAGCCGCCACCAGAGCTTCGACGGGCTGCTCGTGGCGACGCGCCGACGAGTCTTCCGCCGCAACCCCGACAACAGCGTCAACCTCAACCTCCCTTCCATCACGCTCGACATCCACGATGTCGAGATCGTCCACTCCGACGACGAACAGGCACGGCCATGAGCACGGACACCGCCGTCATCGACCACCCCGCCCGGCGGCTGGTTGTGACACTCCCCCGTCCCTACGATGCAGCGCGCGAGCACTACGAAGCCCTCGTCCCGGAGATCGATCTCCACCGCTTCTTCCAGATGGCCTCCTGGCGGGCCACGCTCGAACTCGCCGAGATCAACGCCCCGCACGGGTTCATGCGCTACTACCGCAGCGACATCACCGCCGTCATGGCCGGCTCACCGTCCACCTGGAAGGCCACGCAGTACCTGATGGGCAACCACACCATCGCCGAACGCATGTTCCGCCACGACCCGTCGGTCATGCTGCACGCACCACTGCGGACCCTGCTCTACGCCGACCCCGACGGCGACACCAAACTCGCCGTCGACCAGCCCAGCCTGCTGTTCGCCAGCTACGGCAACCCGCACGTCGCCGACGTCGGCCGCGAACTCGACACCCTCCTCGCCCAGCTGATCACCCTCCTCGGCGGCGACGCACCTCCCCACCTGTGACTCCATGTGGCGGCGGCCGACCGGCACGGCGCGGCCGGCGGCCCGGCCTCATCCCGCTCCTTCAGCTCCAGCGACGCCGCCGAAAGCCACCCCAGACACGTCTCCACCTGCCGCAGACGATCCGTACGCGTCTGCTCCCGGAACACCCCGTTGCCGCGCAACACCTCGTCCGTCACGAAGCCCGGCCAACCCAGCGTGCACAACTGCACCGCAACGTCGAGAACCCAGCCGAGAACCGTCGGAGGAAACAGGAACTTCCGCAGGAACGCCTCATCCGCCCACGTGCGCACGCTGTCCGTGAAACGGCATCAGGGAGCCGCTGAGGAGCGGTCTCTCGCGAGCGCTCGAGTCGGATCCGGGGCCCCGCTACGGCCAACCGGACCCTCGTGCCGTACGGCACGGCCGCCCTGGCCGACGTGCCGGAGCAGGAACGCCTCGACGAGGGTGTCGGTGAAGTCCTCGCCGACCGGTTCGGCCGACACCACTGCGCGGTAATAGAGCGGGCCCACCAACTGGTCCGTCTCGGCGTCCAGGTCGAGGTCGGCGGGCAGTCGGCCCCCGGCCACGGCTCGTTCCAGCAGCAGGCGGTCGCGGTGGCGCTGCGGGTCCAGGCAGCGGGAGCGGAACTCCTGGGCGAACGCCGGGTCGTGCTCGGCCTGGGCGAGCAGGGCCCGGAAGACGGCGCCCGGATCGGACTCGCCGAGGAACAGGGCCAGTTGACGCAGATAGGCCCGCAGATCGGCGGCGAGGTCCCCGGAGTCGGACGGGGTCAGGTCCTCGTCCGCGTCCTGGAGAAAGGCGTCCACCAGGACGTCGGTCTTCGTGCTCCACCAGCGATAGATGGTCTGCTTGGCCACCCCCGCCCGCGCGGCGATGCCCTCCATGGTGACGCCCGCGAAGCCCTTCTCGACGAGCAGGTCGTCGGCCGCCTCCAGCACGGCCAGCCGGGCCTCTTCGCTGCGGCCGTGCCGGTTGCCGTGATGCCGTCGTCCCGCACCGGAAGTCATGTCGCCTCTTTCCGTAAGGAGGTTCACCGAGGAGGTTCGCCGAGTTCGCCGAGGAGGGTCGCCTCTGGAGTGCGCCAGGAAATCTCTAGACCTGACGCAACGTCGCGTCTACTCTAGCGCCCATGACTCACACAGACGCACTCACCGACCCCCGGGTCTAGGCCGCCCTCCGCAGGATGTTCGAGCAGGCCGAGCAGGACGACGCCGTCGCGTCCCGGGTCGACTGGGGATCCGGGTCGGCGTCCATGTCACCCCAGGAACACGCCGACGCCGCCGCGGAGATCTACATGCCGATCTCGGCGGCGGGCGGTGAGCTCCTCTACAACCTGGTCCGCGCCGTCCGCCCGGACACGGTGGTCGAGTTCGGGATGTCGTACGGGATCTCCACGCTGTATCTGGCGGCCGCGGTACGGGACAACGGTGCCGGGCGGGTCGTCACCACGGAGCTCAGCAAGGAGAAGATCGCTGCCGCGCGCCGCACCTTCGCCGACACCGGCCTGGACAACCTGATCACCGTGCTGGAGGGCGACGCCCTGGACCGCCTCGGCGACCTCGACGCCCCGGCCGGTTTCGTCCTCCTCGACGGCTGGAAGGACCTCTGCCTGCCCGTGCTGAAGCTCCTGGAACCGCGGCTGGCACCCGGTACCCTCGTCGTGGCCGACGACACCTCCTTCGCCAGCATGCGGCCGTACCTCGACCACGTACGCGACCCGGCGAACGGCTACCGCAGCGTCGCCTTCCCCGTCGAGGACGGCATGGAGATCAGCTGCCGGCTCTGACAGTCGTCGGGTGGATGGCGGGGGAGGCCGCCGGCCGCCGCTGTGCGGGGCGGGTCGTAGCGGCGTCTCGGATCACAGCACTCCCACCCCCTTGGCCAGGGTCGACAGCCCGCCGGCCAGCGCGAGCAGCAGGACGAGCTGCCGGGCCCGGCTTTCCGGGACGCATGCGGCGAGCACCTTGCCAACGACCGCGCCCAGCACCGCCGCGGCGACTGCTACCGCCCACCCCGCCGCGCCCAGCTGCGGGACGCCGTTGGCCGCAATGGAGAAGGCGTTCACGACGATGCCGTAGAACTGCGCGTTCGGCACGAACTCATGGACGGTCCAGTCGGCGTTCATCGCATAGAGGGAGAGCGGCGGACCGCCCAGTCCGGCGGAGGCGTTCATGAACCCGCCCGCCGCGCCCGCGGCCACGGCCCCTTTGGGACCGGTCAGGGCGGACACCCGCAGGCCGCGCATCACCAGTAGCACTGCGAGGGTGACCAGGAGGCCCATCCCGACGAGCAGGACGGGGCGCGGCAGTTGGGCGGCCACCCATGTCCCGGCCGGGACGGCGCACGCGGACGCGACGACCAGCGGCACCATCGCCGTGAGTCGCACCCGCCGCCAGCCGCCGACGAGCCCGACGGCGCTGATGGCCCCGGCCGCGCAGTTGGCCAGGGCGACGCCCTGGAACGGACCGAGCAGCAGCACGAGCGCGGGCACGGCTACGAGTGCGAAGCCCATCCCGGTCAGCCACTGCACGCAGGCGCCCACCATGACGACACCCCCGAGGAGCAGCTGCGACGTCCCGCTGGTCATGCGCTGCCGCGGGTGCGCAGCAGGTTCACGACGGTCACACGCAGCACCGGCTCGCCGTTCTGGTCGATGAGTTCGGCGAGCGTGCGTACGATGCCGCGCCGCGGGTCGGAGCGCGAGAGCCGGGTGTCGAGGGTGTGCAGGCGCAGGCGGAGCCGGTCGCCGGGGCGCACGGGCTTGAGCCAGCGCAGTTCGTCCACGCCGGGGCTGCCGAGACTGGCGACCGCGGACAGGTAGTGCCGTGCGAACAGCTGCATCATGAGGGCGACTGTGTGCCACCCACTGGCGACCAGCCCGCCGAACGGCCCCTGCCTTGCCGCGACGGGATCGACGTGGAAGGACTGGGGGTCGTACTGGGAGGCGAAGCCGATGATCTCCTCCTCGGTGACCGCGGCGGTGCCGAGCTCGTACACCGCGCCCGCCGTGTAGTCCTCGAAGTACCGGTCGTCGATGGGAGCGGTGAATCCGTCCGTCCTCTGATGGTCGTTCATATTCCCTTGTTCTTCTGATTGCTGGGCAGTAGTGCTGCGGGGAGCGGGCCGAGGACCGCGACGGCGGCCAGAAACCATGACGTGGTTCCCCTGCAGGCGGCGGCGCCTGCGCTGGTGGCGACGGCGATGCCGAGGGTGGGGCCGATGTTCGTCGCCGTCTGCTCGACGCCGCCGACGGCTCCGGCGCACGCGGGTAAGGCGTCGCCGGCGACCGTCCAGCTGAACAGCAGCGGGACGCCGCGCCGCAACCGCCCGGTCATGCGACTGCTGGGCCGAGATGAGCCTTCAGAGCCGCTTCGACAAGCCGGCCGGGACCGTCCGGACCGTCGCCGCCGGGGCTGCCGCCGAGGGCGAGTTGCAGACTGGCCCAGGACCACAGTTGGGCGATGCCATGCAGATTCGACCACAGGGCCGCCGCGGTGACGGCCGCGGAAGGCTCCATCGCCTCCCCCCGGCACCGGACGACGAGCTCGACGATGCGCGCAAACATCGGGAGCATCGCCTCGCGCAGCCGAGGCCCGTCCGCAGCCCCCTGCCGCGGCCCGCTGTCGAGGAGGTCGTGACGGAACATCAACTCGAACATGCCGCGCCGTTCCAACGCATAGGCGACATACACCCGCGCCGGCGCCGCCAACTCCTCCCGCAGCGCGGCTGTTTCGGCGATGGCTGCGGCGGACCCCACGCCCAGCTCCTCGAAGCCCCGGCGGGCAATGGCCGACAGTAGCGCCCGGTGCGTCGGAAAGTAGCGCCGGGGTGCGCCGTGCGACACACCCGCACGCCGGGCGATCTCCCGCAGACCGGCCGAAGCGGCGCCCTCGGACAGCACCAGCTCCACGCCGGCATCCACCAGCCGCTCCCGCAAAGCCCCCTCGACGTCCATAGACAGTGTCTATCAGAGGGCCGTAGACGCCGTCTATGCCTCAGGAGGCGGCTTGCAGACGAGGATCGGGCCATGGCGACATGCCGAGCGCGGGACAGCTCCGTCCACTCTGATCAGTTGCTCGGCTCGGCGTCAGGGCTTCTCATGCTGGCGGCCGGCATGATGCCGCGGGCGGATTGCCGGGCCGGCGATGCAGTCCGAGCCGGTTACTTGAGCGTTCGGCAGCCAGTCGCCAGGAAAGACAGCCCCACCTGGCATGGATGGACTCGTACTTCGCGCCAGACATCATCGATCACGTACGGCTCCACGCGCAGCCATGCGTCCAGATCCTCGCGGGAGTCCGCGGCCATGACCAGCATCGAACCGATCATCTCGCCCTCATCGCCCAGGATCGCAGTACCGAAGACGGCTTTGACCTGCTTCATCGACGCCGCCTGGGCCAGATGCCGTTCCCGGGCACGGGCGCGACGTCGACGTCCCTCTGCGCCCGGGCGGTCGTATGCGATGACCAGGTAGCGCATCCCACTCCTCCGTGGATGGTTCCGCCGCCGCCGACCACACCCGGCGATCGACACTGACACAACACACTAGTAGACATTGTCTACGATCCGGGCCAACCCCGCTTCCGAATGCGCCCATTGACGTGCGGCCAGGTTGCGAGACAGGACCCGACGACGGGCAGCGCGAGAACCGATGCCCTCCGGATCATTCACGCAGCCTGCCTCGCAGGTAGCCGCCATCACCCACCCGCCGCCTCTCCCAGAGCACCCTCCCGGATCCGTCAGGCCCTGCGAGAGTGCTGCCCCCGGCAGACACAACACGGTTGTTTCGGGCGGTTCTTGGATCGCAATCCGTTGAACAGCGCAGAAACGAGACCGGGTGGCAAGCACGGCCTTCAGCGCATCAGCGGGATGAGAGCTGGGTGCCGTACGCGGGCTAGTCCGGGCACAGGTCCAGCTCCCCGGGCTCCGCGTGGAAGGCGACCGCCTGGACGTGCGCGGGCAGGTTCGGGGAGATGGCGACCGCGATGGCCGAACCCTGCAGCCCCCCACCGGGCTGTTGCGGTATCCCGACGGAGCCTCACCTCGCAGGAGCGGGCAGGGCGGGAGCGGAGGGAGTGGCTCGGGCTCAGTCGTGCCGATCCTTTGTACGCCCAGCCCTTCGCCAGATCACCGTCATTCCGAGCCCCAGGATGCTCAGAGCCGCGACCACGATGACGACCTTGATCACGCGGTCCAGCAGCAGGTGGTAAAGGAGCTCGGACGACTCCATTCCGAGTCCTGTCATCGCCAGTCATCCTGCCGCCGTGATCGGGACGTCCGGCTCCGCCCATCGCCCAGCCGTCGGGCGGCGGCGCGCAGCCCAGCCTTCACCACGGGGTCCGCATACCGGCGTACCTCGTCGAGCCTGCCCCTGCGCTTGAAGGCCAGGGCGATGGCGAAGACCAGCGGCGCCAGCACCACGACACCGCCCGCTATCAGGCCGAACCTGATGAGCATGAAATTGAGGTACTGCTCCACGATCAAGCCTCCATCTATTCTATCACGCGTGTGATAAATCCGTTGTATCACAGGCGTGATAGAAAGGCTTCATGCCAAAGCATGTGGATCCGGACGCGCGTCGCCGCCTCGTCGTTGACGCGTTGTTCCGAGTCGTCGTCCGTGAGGGCCTGCAGCGCACCTCGCTGCGAGCCGTCGCCGCCGAGGCGGACCTCAACATCGGCTCCCTGCGCCACTACTTCGCCAGTCAGCAGGACCTGATGCATTTTGCGATGCAGTCGATGCTTGGCCAGGTCAGCGCTCGACTACTCGAACACGTAGAGCAGATCGGAGACCTGGGCCGATATCCCCGCCCGAAACAACTCCGGCTCACAGCCGGGCTCCTGGCCGAGTTTCTCCCCCTCGACGAACGCCGCCGTGCGGAGGTCACCGTCTTCCTCGACTTCAACACGGCTGCCCGCACCGACCCGGCCTTCGCCGATCTGTCGCGCCAAGCGGCCGAAGGCACAAGAAGGTTGATGCGCCGCGTGCTCACCCGGCTTGACGAATCAGGCACCCTGCGCCATGACCTCGATCTCGACATCGAGGCCGAGCGGCTGGCGGCACTGCTGGACGGACTCAGCCTCCGCGCCGTCCTCCACCCCGAGATCCTCGCCCCGCGGGTGTGCGTCGACGTGCTGGTCGCGCACCTGGGCGATCTATCGCTGCCTGCAGCGACTCCAGGTTCAGCGCACTGACCCCATTACCTCAGCCGTGTTGCCGTGTGCTCCCGCCAGGTGCGCTCTTCAGGAATCAGGTTGAGCAACTACCAGGATCTACCGGTGAGTTGAGTGGGCACTCGGCGCCTCCGGGCCCCGGTTTATCCGCACCAACGCCGGCTGATCGCCACGTAGCGCAAGTCGGTGTCCATGACGGCCGGTCCGATCGAGAACCGGGATATCAGCAGGGTGGCCAGGGAAGGTTCTCGTTCCCCGGTGCGCAATGCGGGCTGGTCGGTGGCGATGCCCAGAGCGTAGCGGTCCCCCTGATCGCCTTTGAGGAATCACCTGAATGAGGCCCGGATGGGATCTGGCGCGACATGGCGATGACGCCGGCCACAGGCGGAATCTGATGCATCGCCGCACCCCCGCGGTGCGGCGAAATCTACAGCCCGGCCCGCCTCCCACCCCCGATGAGGCAGGCGCCAGACGGTCGAAGCGACCACGGCGACCACTACTGCACCACAGAAAACGCCGAGCGCCATCACCGCGAACAGCCCCCAGTGCGCTCTACACCTGCGCAGAGCGGGCGGGTCCGGCACTTCCCGCCCCGCCGCAGCCGGCAGGCAAGCGAGGGCGCAAGCCCAAGCGCGGGCCGGAGTTCACGTTCGAGGATCCCACTATCTGGCCCGCGCCGGCCGTCGCCACGGTGACCGACCCACGCACTACGGACGGGCCGAAGCCGCTGCCTGGGACCGGCTGCACCCGCTGCTGGTCCGGCGCTCGGCCTGGGCCGACCACCCCGAAGGTCGGCTGACCAGCGCACCGAAAACCGGCACGGCAGGTCCCGGCCGACCAACAGGCTCGAAGAACAGACACCGTGCGCGCGAACACCCCGTCGGGAAACACGGCAAACCAGCCATCGCCGAGGGCGTCACGAACAATCGCGCAACATAAAAGCCAAGCCAAAGCCCGGAGGATCTCCAGGCAGTTCGTTCGCTTCGCTCTTCCTGGCGTTACTCCGTGGCCATGGCCTCGACTTGCTCGGTGAAAGTCGGGGCAGTGCCCGAGTGCGGGATGTGAGCGGACGCCAGCAGCGAGCCGGTGGCGGCCACCGCGACTGCTCCTCCCGCCGCGAGGAAGGCGCCCTGGGGTGAGGCGTCGACGAGGAACGGGAGGAGCAGTATCCCGGCTGAACTGCCCACTCGCACCACGGTGTTCTCGACCGTCATGAGCCGCAGACATTGACTGGGCGGGAAGGTGCCGATGTAGGCGCGCAGGGTCACGCTCGCCGTGGGGGCCGCGATTCCGGTCAGCACGGCCAGCGACACCAGCGGCGTCAACTGGCCGGAGAGTCCCATGCATGCCGTGGCCGCACCGTCCACCGCCCATGCCCCGCAGCAGAGGATCGCCCAGTTGGCCGGGCGCCGGTTGCTGACCAAGGGGTTGCCGATCAGCGTGCCGACGCCGACGGCTGCGGTGACCACACCGTAGACGGCGGGTCCGGAACGGTTGTGGGCGGCGAGAAGTACAGGAAGGCCGATCGTCATTGCGGCAACGCACAGGGGTACCAAACTCTGTACCGCGATCGCCAGTCCGACTTGAGGGCACGCCTGCACCAGAGGCCATGCGCGGGCTGGCTTCGATGTGCCGCAGCGTCGTTGCCCTACCGCGGCGGGGGCCGGTCGGGTGCGGTGGCGGGACAGCGCTCCCAGTGCGGCGGCCGAGACCGCGAAGGTCATGCCGTCGATCGTGAAGAGCTGCATTTTGGGGAGGGCCAGAAGCAACAGGCCGCCGCTGGCCCGGCCCGCGATGTGGGCAATGCGGGCGGTCAGGTCGAAGAGTCCGGTCACCTGTTGGACGCGCTCGGGCTCGACGAGACCGGGCACCAGTGCGGCCAGATTGGGATCGAAGAGAGCGCCCAGCACGCCCAGGAGCAGCACCCCAGCGAGCAGGACGACCAGGCCGCGTTGGTCGGGCGACCACAGGTACGGCAGGGTCACCGCGACGAGCGCCCGCGCCGCGTCCACCCAGGCCAGGGCGCGGTACGAGGAGAACCGTGCCAGCAGACGCGGGCCGAGGAACCCGAGGACGGCGTAGGGACCCGACTCGGCGACCGCGATCAGGCCCATGGCCGAAGCCGAGCCGGTGCTCGTGTACACGCTCCACATCAGCGCCATGGTGTAGACCCGGTCACCGAGTACGGACAGGCTGCGGGCCGCCCACAGCACCGCGACAGGCCGTCGCCGCAACAGCAACAGGTATCCCACGTGCTCTCCCACCCGGAACGCAGCCGGACGAGGATTCCCGACTCCGGACCGGACTGTCGCTCACGCCGGACGAACGAAGGGCACGCCACGCAGCATTTCTCCGTTTCACACCCGAATGGCGTGGCCTGCCACGACAGGACGTGGCCCGGGATCCATCTCCGGCAGGCCGTGCGGGCACTCACGACGACGGAAAGGCGCTTCGGATCACCGAAGCGCCTTTGCCTGTCTTCTACGGATAGCCTCTGCGCAGCAATCGGGGCCATCCAGCATCTGCGCGATTGCCTCTCGACTTGAGGCTCACTCCCGCCCCTTGCGACAGTTCATTCTCACCGACTCGAACCCATCGCCATCCCAGCCGGGCGAACTTCCCGTCACAGGGGGTTGGCCAGACACGTCGATCGTTCCTTGCACCCGTGAGCCGCGCGCTGTGTGATGTGCTGCTTCAGAACAGCTTTGCCTGTTCGTGGGCTGCGGTGGGGAGCGTCTGCGGATTGCTCCGCCGAGATGGTGCCGGCCCGAAGTGCCGCGCGTGGGGCAGCTCGACCAAGTCCAGATCGGTGAAGGCGGCACGCATCCGCGGGATGGAGGTGTTCGGACGGAACACCATGTCCTGCATCCCCCACACCAACAGGGTCGGCTTGTCGCCGAGCCGGGCGGGCACCTCTCGTGCAAGCTGGTCCAGCAGCGGCCGCGCGGCACGAATTTCCTTGGGCATCGCGGCGAGTCCGCGCCGGGCTTCCGCAGTGGGCTGCACCGCACGGTAGTGGTCAGCCTCGGCCGTCACGTCGTGCTTGTCATAGCCGACGTGATCGGTGATCTCGCCCTCCAGGGCGGACTCCAGCACCTGCTTGGTCAGCTGCTGCAACAGCCCGCCCTCGCCGGTCAACTGCAGCCCGTCGGTGCGGGCACGGTCGACCAGCATCGCGATCAACTGCTCGTCTGACACCGACTCCGTAGTCGAATCGACGGCCGGTTCCTCCACGGCCGACTGCTCGGTGATGGTCTCGCTCGTCAGGCGTCTCCTTGATCAGGTGATCCGCGTGTCGGCGGACCGTCAGGAGTCGGTGCCGTGCCCGATGCGCGGGACGCCGACCAAGAAGGTGCATGGCCTCCACAGGCGCACGGTGGCTGACGTGCCGGTGGACGGCCGACGGGTGGTGGTGTCGGTGCAGGTACGGCGCCTGGTCTGCCTGGCGCTGGGCTGTCCGAGGCGGACTTTCGTTGAGCAGGTCCCTGGTCTGCCGTCCTCAACAACGCCGAGACCGGCGAGCGGATCGACGTACTGCCAGGCCGCACCGCCGACGCGCTCGGGAGATGGCTGCGCGAACACCCCGGCGTAGAGCCTTCACGAGACGCCCGCGATGCCGAGCGCATCGGCTCTCCTCCGTCAGCTCGCACCCGCTCTTTCGCCCCTTTGGGGGGTCACGGTGTCCCGGTCGGGGAAAGAAGGGTTTCCCACGGTTGCGCTCTGCCACGATGGGCAACTGTCAGCATTCCCCCTCCCCCATCGCACCTGTACTGGCGGCGTATTGCACGTGCCGCATCGCTTCACAGGAAGTACGCAGGAAAGAAGTCCTATGGGCGCTCATGACGTAAGGAAGTCGGTAGCTGCGGATGCCATTGCCGTGGTGGG
This window encodes:
- a CDS encoding MFS transporter is translated as MGYLLLLRRRPVAVLWAARSLSVLGDRVYTMALMWSVYTSTGSASAMGLIAVAESGPYAVLGFLGPRLLARFSSYRALAWVDAARALVAVTLPYLWSPDQRGLVVLLAGVLLLGVLGALFDPNLAALVPGLVEPERVQQVTGLFDLTARIAHIAGRASGGLLLLALPKMQLFTIDGMTFAVSAAALGALSRHRTRPAPAAVGQRRCGTSKPARAWPLVQACPQVGLAIAVQSLVPLCVAAMTIGLPVLLAAHNRSGPAVYGVVTAAVGVGTLIGNPLVSNRRPANWAILCCGAWAVDGAATACMGLSGQLTPLVSLAVLTGIAAPTASVTLRAYIGTFPPSQCLRLMTVENTVVRVGSSAGILLLPFLVDASPQGAFLAAGGAVAVAATGSLLASAHIPHSGTAPTFTEQVEAMATE